In Fusobacterium perfoetens, the sequence GAAAAATAGAAAATGGAAATGAAAGATATAATAACAAAAGTAAATTATTTTTCAAAGCTTTCTAAAGAGAGAGAACTTACAGTGGAAGAGAAAGCAGAGAGAGAAAAATATAGAAAACTTTATTTAGAAAAATTTAGAGCTCAAGTAAGAGGGCATTTAGATAGTATAAAAATTGTAGACAGTAAAGATAAATTAAATTAGGGGGCAAGATGAAAGTAACAGTTAGAGAACTTTACAGAAAAGAAAAAGAACTACTAGGAAAAGAGATTGAAATTTCTGGTTGGGTAAGAAAGTTAAGAGACCAAAAGAATTTCGGATTTATAGAAGTAAATGATGGTTCTTTCTTTAAAGGAATACAAGTAGTATATGGAGCAGAATTAGAAAACTTTGAAGAAATATCTCACTTATCTATCTCTTCATCAATAAGAGTTTGTGGAGTATTTAAAGAATCT encodes:
- a CDS encoding DUF896 domain-containing protein; this encodes MEMKDIITKVNYFSKLSKERELTVEEKAEREKYRKLYLEKFRAQVRGHLDSIKIVDSKDKLN